The following are from one region of the Juglans regia cultivar Chandler chromosome 10, Walnut 2.0, whole genome shotgun sequence genome:
- the LOC118349693 gene encoding uncharacterized protein LOC118349693 translates to METQVPQALPEVSIPFRPPKCVEGEFFVQFTKEELDRSAVPFRFSMVLKFLRQRPSLDRIRGFIHSRWGLTKQPVVSAMRKAQNVFVRFSDEDDFLKSLSRESCDIEGVAYRPFQWSTDFTEDDEPSLVPVWIMLPGLPPNLYQEAFLRNIVALIGIFLRRDNATRCATHTDGARVCVLMNIDHELIHSIWIGTPRHPTSIFQEIEYETLPAFCSVCKVQGHNVKTCKANKKEGKSSKSLKVIKSSKVWVPKDKEDDAKTTDHSEKTTESPVLALEDVEIEVPVLDGGKDVGKSKLGSESVIAEMEAPEQRLICGEASGTLPAEELVFLPIITQEMSAGVGGHLEPRREEFIEPIPVVDVAVQKDDAVVGGQLEPRRVEFIETSSVAEDAVQLESRIDVVSSGNIPVAEGEVQIDTVDLQMESKSEDEEPFRDDSQLNYWKTFLEFDECLSNANQEGNGFSWCNGRLGMARSWARLDRALCNSKFKDLYPSGRIQYLPRRTSDHSPMVEVNGTGLWKLAAKLKRLKLVLKSWDKEVFGWTGKHIKELEAKVEEGELRLQECYSEDVEADVLANKVELDVWLQREESRIAQQVKQKWVSQGEVSTAFFKALQNNKHNMVVEMKLSDGRVLNSPEDIHEAACVYFEDFLKAKANSSVPDLVGLISEEVSEEENQFFGSIPSVGEVKDALFFYSGG, encoded by the exons ATGGAGACACAG GTTCCTCAGGCTCTCCCTGAGGTCTCAATACCATTCAGGCCCCCAAAATGTGTTGAAGGTGAATTCTTTGTGCAATTTACTAAGGAGGAGTTGGATCGTTCGGCTGTTCCTTTTCGGTTCtctatggttttaaaattcttaaggcAAAGACCTTCTTTGGATCGCATCAGAGGGTTCATTCATAGCAGATGGGGATTAACGAAACAGCCAGTCGTTTCAGCTATGCGGAAGGCTCAGAATGTCTTTGTGCgattttcagatgaagatgatttcttgaaatcattgTCCCGTGAAAGCTGTGATATTGAAGGGGTTGCTTATAGACCCTTTCAATGGTCTACTGATTTTACTGAAGATGACGAACCATCATTGGTTCCAGTTTGGATCATGTTGCCCGGATTACCTCCGAATCTTTATCAAGAAGCGTTCTTGCGGAATATAGTTGCACTGATTGGAATCTTTTTAAGGAGAGATAATGCGACACGCTGTGCAACTCATACCGATGGTGCAAGGGTGTGTGTTCTAATGAATATCGATCATGAGCTGATTCATTCCATTTGGATTGGGACACCGAGACATCCTAcaagcattttccaagaaattgagTATGAAACACTGCCTGCATTTTGTTCCGTGTGCAAGGTGCAAGGGCATAACGTAAAGACATGTAAGGcaaacaagaaagaaggaaagagcagCAAGAGTTTGAAGGTGATTAAGTCAAGTAAAGTCTGGGTgccaaaagataaagaagatgatgcGAAGACTACAGATCATTCGGAGAAAACCACAGAGTCCCCTGTTTTGGCTTTGGAAGATGTTGAGATTGAGGTGCCGGTCTTGGATGGTGGCAAGGATGTAGGGAAGTCGAAGTTGGGGTCTGAGAGTGTTATCGCAGAAATGGAGGCCCCCGAGCAGAGGTTGATCTGTGGAGAGGCTAGCGGGACTTTACCAGCGGAGGAGTTGGTCTTTTTACCAATAATAACTCAGGAGATGTCTGCTGGAGTTGGTGGCCATTTAGAACCCAGAAGGGAGGAATTCATCGAGCCAATTCCAGTAGTGGATGTTGCTGTGCAGAAAGACGATGCTGTAGTGGGTGGCCAATTAGAACCAAGAAGGGTGGAATTCATCGAGACATCATCTGTAGCGGAGGATGCTGTGCAGCTAGAGTCCAGAATTGACGTGGTGTCAAGCGGGAATATCCCAGTAGCAGAAGGAGAGGTGCAGATAGACACGGTAGATTTGCAGATGGAGTCCAAATCTGAGGATGAAG AACCGTTTAGGGATGATTCTCAGTTGAATTATTGGAAGACgtttcttgaatttgatgagTGTCTTTCTAATGCAAATCAAGAAG GTAATGGCTTTTCTTGGTGTAACGGACGATTAGGAATGGCGCGTTCATGGGCTAGACTGGATAGAGCTTTATGTAATTCCAAGTTTAAGGATCTTTATCCGTCGGGTAGAATTCAATATCTTCCTAGGAGGACTTCAGATCACTCCCCTATG GTGGAGGTTAATGGTACGGGTTTGTGGAAGCTAGCTGCTAAATTGAAGAGGTTAAAATTGGTTCTTAAATCTTGGGACAAGGAAGTGTTTGGCTGGACAGGAAAGCATATTAAAGAGTTAGAAGCTAAAGTGGAGGAAGGTGAATTAAGACTTCAAGAATGTTACTCAGAGGATGTAGAAGCTGATGTTTTAGCGAACAAGGTTGAGCTTGATGTCTGGTTACAAAGGGAAGAGTCTCGTATTGCTCAACAAGTTAAACAAAAGTGGGTATCGCAAGGTGAGGTTTCGACTGCTTTCTTTAAAGCTTTGCAGAATAACAAACATAATATGGTAGTAGAAATGAAGCTCTCTGATGGCAGAGTGCTTAACTCGCCTGAAGATATCCATGAGGCTGCGTGTGtttattttgaggatttcctCAAAGCTAAAGCAAACAGTTCTGTGCCAGATCTGGTTGGGTTAATTTCTGAGGAAGTTTCGGAGgaggaaaatcaattttttggtagTATCCCATCGGTTGGGGAAGTAAAAGATGCACTTTTTTTCTATTCCGGTGGATAG